A stretch of Fusarium fujikuroi IMI 58289 draft genome, chromosome FFUJ_chr10 DNA encodes these proteins:
- a CDS encoding probable NADPH2 dehydrogenase chain OYE2 — protein MAPMTRLRADENHAPLDMMRDYYAQRASVPGTLLITEATFVSAKSRGRDENAPGIFTLEQVEAWRHVTDEVHSKGSFIFMQLWHVGRAARQHALDKAGLEMVSSSDVPISEEYPTPRPMTTEEIWECIASFASAARNAIDAGFDGVEIHAANGYLIDQFTQDTCNRRTDEWGGSIENRSRFCLEIAKAVSKEIGPARTAIRLSPFSTFQGMRMHEPEPQFSYLISELKPLGLAYLHLIEPRIAGNVDREADDQESLDFALDAWAWVGPVILAGGYIAEKANKALETTFKDRPVTFAFGRHFISNPDLPLRLARNIPLAPYQRDTFYKVKSTDGYTDYPFSDGWKEGQTVP, from the coding sequence ATGGCGCCGATGACGCGCTTGCGGGCAGATGAAAATCACGCACCGTTGGATATGATGAGGGACTATTATGCGCAGAGAGCTTCAGTTCCCGGCACGCTTCTCATCACGGAAGCGACATTTGTATCGGCCAAATCGCGAGGCCGCGATGAGAACGCGCCGGGTATATTCACGCTGGAGCAGGTCGAAGCGTGGCGACATGTAACAGATGAGGTTCACAGCAAAGggtccttcatcttcatgcAGCTATGGCACGTCGGCAGAGCAGCTCGTCAACATGCGCTGGACAAGGCTGGCCTGGAAATGGTCAGCAGCAGCGACGTTCCCATCAGCGAAGAGTATCCGACACCACGGCCCATGACGACTGAAGAGATCTGGGAGTGCATTGCGTCTTTCGCCAGCGCTGCCAGAAATGCCATCGATGCGGGCTTTGACGGGGTCGAGATTCATGCTGCCAATGGATACCTCATCGACCAATTCACGCAAGATACATGTAACAGACGAACAGATGAATGGGGCGGCAGTATCGAGAATCGATCACGGTTCTGTCTTGAGATTGCGAAAGCTGTTTCAAAAGAGATAGGCCCGGCTCGGACAGCTATTCGACTGTCACCGTTCAGTACATTCCAAGGCATGCGAATGCATGAGCCCGAGCCGCAGTTCAGCTACTTGATCTCCGAGCTGAAGCCCCTGGGGCTCGCGTACCTACATCTAATTGAGCCCCGTATTGCTGGGAACGTGGACAGGGAGGCGGACGACCAGGAAAGCCTTGACTTTGCGCTTGATGCATGGGCTTGGGTTGGGCCAGTCATTCTCGCTGGGGGTTACATAGCGGAAAAGGCAAACAAAGCCCTGGAAACAACTTTCAAGGACCGACCTGTTACTTTTGCTTTTGGAAGACACTTTATATCTAATCCGGATTTGCCGCTCAGGCTCGCGAGGAATATTCCCCTGGCGCCGTATCAGAGGGATACTTTCTACAAGGTAAAGAGCACGGATGGATACACGGATTATCCTTTCAGCGATGGATGGAAGGAAGGACAAACGGTGCCTTAG